Proteins from a genomic interval of Anolis sagrei isolate rAnoSag1 chromosome 1, rAnoSag1.mat, whole genome shotgun sequence:
- the AFTPH gene encoding aftiphilin isoform X3: MEPDVIRMYSSSPPPLDNGADEEDEEEFGDFGDFSGAGGTSVGFDFSSDYSTSKEELKTSYNSDYSGNVDSIIAFTTVHYSNDKEGITEFPNSVKGLSNSSKEKCECRDLGTSFGIIPTEVERTGKSESLHPEIIRTDVKVPSQVQQVESCNGEKRPCSEVLMNGFATPDTANSQGVEDLDSISDSKGLRTMIAHSTELSFDSRASTAEDFADFATFSNKQTTQVEETGNKICKNANEREGLSVQENNIINRVGEKKSVKETISDGNCEYEGKTATEGEQSCISKINLAISDDLKTEEDCTTLEHNISSSLQTNVKSGTAAASEGEHNTGNNKDHDNLWTNDTTRILTLNVSKVQSLSSLPTEEKVCVPEIVKIGESGKGHISCSGLSDHDFDNFGTVSNGSHVFVDGAQASAQQEHFQIPNENISKSNSECGDRRDAHQQSTKEISSTVLENCPTADSGSIMKSSVELENGDDSEFGDFGSVTKKFPDSDDFSDFSSAGCDQGTEWNAFEAEQKESCLWAAFEDEQGMDSHTGKDEWPTHRKGSTSDVEHSMSQVTDSVSTTALHGSGSEQLQELSTSARTVLLNRIERIFEACFPSVLISEMEEEIVPLNLLLEVGNKPGRAENTQSERELLDVWAELQDIHDAYGLKYQWGGSHSNKKLLCSLGIDTRNILFTGNKKQPVIVPMYAAGLGMLEPTKEPLKPISAAEKIASIGQTPPVSPEMNICAPDQFQVWIQNCTS, encoded by the exons ATGGAACCAGATGTCATCCGAATGTATTCTTCTTCCCCTCCACCACTAGACAATGGGGCCGatgaggaggacgaggaggagttTGGTGATTTTGGTGATTTCTCTGGTGCTGGAGGTACCAGCGTAGGCTTTGACTTCTCATCAGATTACTCTACTTCAAAAGAAGAACTTAAAACTTCATATAATTCTGATTACTCAGGCAACGTGGATAGCATTATAGCCTTTACTACTGTTCACTACAGTAATGATAAAGAAGGCATTACAGAGTTTCCTAATTCTGTTAAAGGACTTTCCAATAGTAGTAAAGAGAAATGTGAGTGTAGAGATTTGGGTACATCATTTGGTATTATTCCAACAGAAGTAGAGAGAACTGGGAAATCAGAGTCATTGCACCCTGAAATTATTAGAACTGATGTGAAAGTTCCAAGTCAAGTCCAGCAAGTAGAGAGCTGTAACGGTGAGAAACGACCATGTTCAGAAGTTCTAATGAATGGATTTGCAACACCGGACACAGCAAATTCTCAGGGAGTAGAAGATCTGGACAGTATCAGTGACTCAAAGGGATTAAGAACAATGATCGCTCATAGTACTGAATTAAGTTTCGATTCTAGAGCCAGCACAGCAGAGGATTTTGCAGATTTTGCCACATTTTCAAATAAGCAAACAACCCAGGTAGAAGAAACAGgaaataaaatatgcaaaaatgcTAATGAAAGAGAAGGACTAAGTGTACAGGAAAACAATATTATTAACAGAGTTGGAGAGAAGAAGTCTGTGAAGGAAACTATTTCAGACGGAAACTGTGAATATGAAGGGAAAACTGCCACTGAAGGTGAACAGAGCTGCATTTCAAAAATTAATTTAGCAATTTCTGATGACTTGAAAACTGAGGAGGACTGTACAACATTGGAACATAACATTTCCTCTTCCTTACAAACAAATGTGAAATCTGGCACAGCGGCAGCTTCTGAAGGAGAGCATAACACTGGAAACAACAAAGACCATGATAATTTGTGGACCAATGATACTACAAGAATATTAACACTTAATGTAAGTAAAGTTCAAAGCCTTAGCAGTCTTCCTACAGAAGAGAAAGTCTGTGTTCCTGAAATAGTTAAGATTGGTGAAAGTGGCAAAGGACATATATCATGCAGTGGCTTAAGTGACCATGATTTTGACAACTTTGGCACAGTCAGTAATGGATCTCATGTGTTTGTGGATGGTGCTCAAGCTTCTGCACAGCAAGAACATTTTCAAATTCCAAATGAAAACATCAGTAAATCAAATAGTGAATGTGGTGACAGAAGGGATGCTCATCAGCAGTCAACAAAAGAAATTTCAAGCACTGTGTTAGAAAACTGTCCAACAGCTGATTCTGGGTCTATCATGAAATCTTCTGTTGAATTGGAAAATGGAGATGACAGTGAGTTTGGGGACTTTGGTTCAGTAACAAAAAAGTTTCCAGACTCTGATGACTTTTCAGACTTCAGTTCTGCTGGTTGTGACCAAGGTACAGAGTGGAATGCTTTTGAAGCTGAGCAGAAAGAGAGCTGTTTATGGGCTGCATTTGAAGATGAACAGGGGATGGATTCTCATACTGGAAAAGATGAGTGGCCTACGCATAGAAAAGGCTCAACATCTGATGTTGAACATTCAATGAGTCAGGTGACCGACAGTGTTTCTACAACAGCTTTACATGGAAGTGGCAGTGAGCAATTGCAGGAATTGTCAACTTCAGCTCGG ACAGTGCTCCTAAATCGTATAGAACGAATATTTGAAGCCTGTTTTCCTTCTGTACTCATTTCTGAAATGGAAGAAGAGATTGTTCCTTTGAATCTTTTGCTTGAAGTGGGTAATAAACCTGGGAGAGCAGAGAACACCCAATCAGAAAG GGAACTGCTTGatgtgtgggcagagcttcaagATATCCATGATGCTTATGGACTGAAATATCAGTGGGGAGGCTCCCACAGCAACAAAAAGCTCCTCTGCTCCTTGGGAATTGACACCAGAAATATT CTCTTCACAGGCAACAAGAAGCAACCTGTTATAGTGCCCATGTATGCAGCAGGACTG GGTATGTTAGAACCTACTAAAGAACCCCTGAAACCAATATCTGCTGCAGAAAAAATTGCTTCAATAGGACAGACTCCGCCTGTATCACCAGAGATGAATATATGTGCACCCGATCAATTCCAg